One Luteimonas sp. MC1825 DNA segment encodes these proteins:
- the lgt gene encoding prolipoprotein diacylglyceryl transferase yields the protein MAYLHLIDPIALQSPAFALLGRTFQPAVHWYGVMYLLAFASAWWLGRSRIRAGRLPGVDDAGFGDLMFYGMLGVVLGGRIGYVLFYAFGDLLADPLMLFKVWDGGMSFHGGLLGVLVAIWLWSRARRLHVFDTMDFVAPLVPLGLGFGRIGNWIGGELWGKPTDAGWGVVFRNALPPELASLPEAALRAQFQAGELAQFARHPSQLYQAFLEGVVMFAALWWFSRRPRPRYAVAGMFALLYGAFRFLVEFVREPDAHLGYLAFGWLTMGQVLSLPLVLVGLYWLWLARRSPTLQPVLPTASGPRTTD from the coding sequence ATGGCCTACCTGCACCTGATCGACCCGATCGCGCTCCAGTCCCCGGCATTCGCGCTGCTCGGGCGGACGTTCCAGCCGGCGGTGCACTGGTACGGCGTGATGTACCTGCTGGCGTTCGCCAGCGCGTGGTGGCTCGGGCGCTCACGGATCCGCGCGGGGCGCCTGCCCGGCGTGGACGACGCGGGCTTCGGCGACCTGATGTTCTACGGCATGCTCGGCGTGGTGCTGGGCGGCCGCATCGGCTACGTGCTGTTCTATGCCTTCGGCGACCTGCTGGCCGACCCGCTGATGCTGTTCAAGGTCTGGGACGGCGGCATGAGCTTCCACGGCGGCCTGCTCGGCGTGCTGGTGGCGATCTGGCTGTGGTCGCGCGCGCGCCGCCTGCACGTGTTCGACACGATGGACTTCGTCGCACCCCTGGTGCCGCTGGGGCTGGGCTTCGGCCGCATCGGCAACTGGATCGGCGGCGAGCTGTGGGGCAAGCCGACCGACGCCGGCTGGGGCGTGGTGTTCCGCAACGCCCTGCCGCCGGAGCTGGCCAGCCTGCCCGAGGCCGCGCTGCGCGCGCAGTTCCAGGCGGGCGAGCTGGCACAGTTCGCGCGCCATCCGTCGCAGCTGTACCAGGCGTTCCTCGAGGGCGTGGTGATGTTCGCGGCGCTGTGGTGGTTCTCGCGCCGTCCGCGTCCGCGCTATGCGGTTGCCGGCATGTTCGCGCTGCTGTACGGCGCGTTCCGCTTCCTGGTGGAGTTCGTGCGCGAGCCTGACGCCCATCTTGGCTACCTGGCTTTCGGCTGGCTGACCATGGGCCAGGTATTGAGCCTGCCGCTGGTCCTGGTCGGGTTGTACTGGCTGTGGCTGGCGCGGCGCTCGCCGACCCTGCAGCCCGTGCTCCCGACCGCTTCCGGCCCCCGCACCACCGACTGA